Proteins co-encoded in one Flavobacterium fluviale genomic window:
- a CDS encoding DUF4265 domain-containing protein — MSETHKKILFKYYSDYLDEVVSETMWAEIIDLEKGLFKLDNIPFFGPLIATDDIFYAEFDETEERFMHRKTIQNSGNSIVQIAILEKGFDKEIIREKLKAINCLSEGLNETFFAAEIAKDVDYTLVRSLLTDYESKEIIEYAEPCLSEKHRADLLKN, encoded by the coding sequence TAAATATTACAGCGATTATCTGGACGAAGTAGTTTCTGAAACCATGTGGGCAGAAATCATTGATCTGGAAAAAGGTCTTTTTAAATTGGATAATATTCCTTTTTTTGGACCATTAATTGCAACAGATGATATATTTTATGCAGAGTTTGATGAAACCGAAGAACGTTTCATGCATAGAAAAACAATACAAAACTCAGGAAACTCGATTGTACAGATCGCTATTTTAGAAAAAGGTTTTGATAAAGAAATCATCCGCGAAAAATTAAAGGCAATAAATTGTTTGTCGGAAGGATTGAACGAAACTTTTTTTGCAGCAGAAATTGCGAAAGATGTAGATTATACATTGGTAAGAAGCCTTTTGACTGATTACGAGTCAAAAGAAATTATCGAATATGCAGAACCTTGTCTTTCAGAAAAACACAGAGCAGATTTATTAAAAAACTAA
- a CDS encoding substrate-binding domain-containing protein, which yields MKTVKIAGVPEHFNLPWHLCIENGEFEEENIDLQWTNVPEGTGKMCQMLRDGETDLAVILTEGILKDIAAGNPSKIIQVYVQSPLIWGIHVDAKSDFQTLKDLKNKKAAISRIGSGSQLMAYVNANEQGWQADDLEFEIVNTIDGAVDALTSKKADYFMWERFMTKPLVDQGIFRRIDDCPTPWPSFIIAVRDEFLKKNPKIVEKILEIINRTTVDFKEIPEIDEKLSKLFNQKAEDIKEWLKLTQWSQKNLTEKSFNKIQNQLFDLGIIDKKSIFVETVKAL from the coding sequence ATGAAAACTGTCAAAATTGCGGGTGTTCCGGAACACTTCAATTTGCCATGGCATCTATGCATAGAAAATGGCGAATTTGAAGAAGAGAACATCGATTTACAATGGACCAATGTTCCCGAAGGAACTGGGAAAATGTGTCAAATGCTCCGTGATGGAGAAACAGATTTAGCTGTTATTTTGACCGAAGGAATTCTAAAAGATATTGCAGCTGGAAATCCGAGTAAAATTATTCAGGTTTATGTGCAGTCACCTTTAATCTGGGGAATTCACGTTGATGCCAAATCTGATTTTCAAACCCTTAAAGATCTTAAAAACAAAAAAGCGGCCATTTCTAGAATTGGTTCTGGATCGCAGTTAATGGCCTATGTAAATGCAAATGAGCAAGGCTGGCAGGCAGATGATTTGGAATTTGAAATTGTAAACACTATTGACGGTGCTGTTGATGCTTTAACCAGCAAAAAAGCAGATTACTTTATGTGGGAGCGTTTTATGACAAAACCTCTTGTAGACCAAGGTATTTTTAGACGTATTGACGACTGCCCTACTCCTTGGCCTTCATTTATTATTGCGGTACGCGATGAATTCTTAAAAAAGAATCCTAAAATAGTGGAAAAAATTCTTGAAATCATCAATAGAACAACTGTTGATTTTAAAGAAATTCCCGAAATAGACGAGAAATTATCTAAACTTTTTAACCAAAAAGCTGAGGATATTAAAGAGTGGCTGAAACTAACACAGTGGTCACAAAAAAACTTAACAGAAAAGTCTTTTAATAAAATTCAAAATCAGTTATTTGATCTGGGAATTATTGATAAAAAAAGTATTTTTGTAGAAACCGTAAAAGCACTGTAA
- a CDS encoding transglutaminase, with amino-acid sequence MMKFPKIDFPQLKSKLQVKSPWDRIIISLLSLLITIPIFIILHQNLIDLEWSFNLDRVFIFIFVFAAIFFLLMYLRTIIILCIAVYLLMLFYGTVIGNYGFSEISEDYNSMIYTMSDNPYPQDIIVAKLLPFPNKTKIINAIEYQNPRVRNFAIMATTKHFKGIRGYSDYRTIIQCFAVFKEINGRWNYVNDPKEGDYIATASESLDYFSGDCDDHSILMAAAIRSIGGTPRLIHTKGHIYPEILIGSTIDLEKVNYLIKNVLFTKESYGKKLHYHIDERGQVWMNLDYTATYPGGPFMYEEILGALTLN; translated from the coding sequence ATGATGAAATTCCCTAAAATCGACTTTCCGCAGTTAAAATCCAAGTTACAGGTGAAATCACCCTGGGACAGGATTATTATTTCGCTATTGAGTCTTTTAATTACGATTCCGATTTTCATCATACTGCATCAAAATTTAATCGATTTAGAATGGTCATTCAATCTAGACCGTGTATTTATCTTTATTTTTGTTTTCGCAGCCATATTTTTTCTGCTGATGTATCTCAGAACAATAATTATTTTGTGCATTGCAGTTTATTTACTGATGCTGTTTTATGGAACTGTAATTGGAAATTATGGTTTCAGTGAAATCTCAGAAGATTATAATTCAATGATTTACACCATGTCTGATAATCCTTACCCACAGGATATCATTGTGGCAAAACTGCTACCTTTTCCAAACAAAACAAAAATTATCAATGCAATAGAATATCAAAATCCGAGAGTGCGAAATTTTGCTATTATGGCAACAACGAAGCATTTTAAAGGAATTAGAGGTTATTCAGATTATCGTACAATTATTCAATGTTTTGCTGTTTTTAAAGAAATAAACGGCCGATGGAACTATGTTAACGATCCCAAAGAAGGTGATTATATTGCAACCGCCAGCGAATCTTTAGATTATTTCTCTGGCGACTGCGATGATCATTCTATTTTAATGGCGGCTGCTATTCGATCTATTGGCGGAACTCCGAGACTTATACATACCAAGGGACATATTTATCCAGAGATTTTAATTGGTTCAACAATTGATTTGGAAAAAGTTAACTACTTAATTAAAAATGTACTTTTTACTAAAGAAAGCTATGGCAAAAAGCTGCATTATCACATAGACGAACGCGGTCAAGTCTGGATGAACCTTGACTATACGGCAACTTATCCCGGAGGTCCGTTTATGTACGAAGAAATTTTAGGAGCACTGACTCTTAACTAA
- a CDS encoding ABC-F family ATP-binding cassette domain-containing protein codes for MLILQNISYQHENKDMLFQNISLTLNSHDKTALVGNNGVGKSTLLKIIAGQWQALSGQLNVSSIPYFVPQLFGQFNDLTIAEALKINDKINSLKEILKGNVTEENLLLLDDDWTIEERCQEAFSYWKLQNLDLNQQMKALSGGQKTKVFLAGIMIHEPDLVLLDEPSNHLDFLGRNLLYDFIKSTSSSLLIVSHDRTLLNILNKTLEMSKNGISIYGGNYDFYSEQKKIENNALEQDVQSKEKALRKAKEKERETIERQNKLDSRGKKKQEKSGVARIMMNTLRNKAENSSSKIKDVHAEKIGSIADDLRQLRSALPAIDQMKFGFNNTAFHKGKTLFKAHEINYSFENEFLWKENLNFEILSGDRLVLKGSNGSGKTTLIKIMLGELSPKVGNITLLNRKAIYIDQDYSLLDSSLNIYQQTQTFNDSSLEEHEIKMRLNRFLFAQNDWDKPCKALSGGERMRLMLCCLTISNESPEIIILDEPTNNLDIQNIEILTAAINEYEGTLIVVSHDQQFLEQINMEKEIVL; via the coding sequence ATGCTTATTCTTCAAAATATCTCTTACCAGCATGAGAATAAAGACATGCTGTTTCAAAACATTAGTTTAACTCTAAATAGCCACGATAAAACCGCTTTGGTCGGAAATAATGGCGTTGGAAAATCTACATTATTAAAAATCATCGCTGGTCAGTGGCAGGCATTGTCAGGACAGCTTAATGTTAGTTCTATACCTTATTTTGTGCCGCAGTTATTCGGGCAGTTTAATGATTTAACAATTGCTGAGGCGCTAAAAATCAATGATAAAATAAATTCACTTAAAGAAATACTTAAAGGTAATGTAACCGAAGAAAATTTATTGCTTTTAGATGATGATTGGACCATTGAAGAACGATGCCAAGAAGCTTTTTCGTATTGGAAACTTCAAAATTTAGATTTAAACCAGCAAATGAAAGCTTTAAGCGGCGGACAAAAAACAAAAGTTTTTCTGGCCGGAATTATGATACACGAACCCGATTTGGTTTTGTTAGACGAACCTAGTAATCATCTGGATTTCTTGGGAAGAAACCTGCTTTACGACTTTATTAAATCGACTTCAAGTTCTTTATTAATTGTAAGTCATGACAGAACACTGCTTAATATTCTAAATAAAACTTTAGAAATGAGTAAAAATGGAATTTCGATTTATGGCGGGAATTATGATTTTTACAGCGAACAGAAGAAGATTGAAAATAATGCTTTGGAACAAGATGTTCAAAGCAAAGAAAAAGCTTTACGAAAAGCAAAAGAAAAAGAACGCGAAACAATCGAACGACAGAATAAATTAGATTCAAGAGGAAAAAAGAAGCAGGAAAAGTCGGGTGTTGCGAGGATTATGATGAATACGCTCCGCAATAAAGCCGAAAACAGCAGTTCGAAAATAAAAGATGTCCACGCTGAAAAAATCGGTAGTATTGCTGATGATCTGCGACAGCTGCGCTCTGCACTTCCTGCTATTGACCAGATGAAATTTGGTTTTAACAACACTGCTTTTCATAAAGGAAAAACACTTTTTAAAGCGCATGAAATTAATTACAGTTTTGAAAATGAATTCCTTTGGAAAGAAAATCTAAACTTTGAAATACTTTCTGGAGATCGTTTAGTGTTGAAAGGTTCAAATGGTTCAGGAAAAACTACTTTAATCAAGATTATGTTGGGCGAACTGTCTCCTAAAGTGGGAAATATTACTTTATTAAACAGAAAAGCAATTTACATTGATCAGGATTATTCGCTGCTTGACAGCAGTTTGAATATTTATCAGCAAACACAAACTTTTAACGATTCCAGTCTAGAGGAGCACGAAATTAAAATGAGGCTGAATCGATTTTTATTCGCGCAAAATGATTGGGACAAACCTTGTAAGGCCCTAAGTGGCGGCGAGAGAATGCGCTTAATGCTGTGCTGTCTTACAATTAGTAACGAATCGCCTGAGATTATTATTTTGGATGAACCAACAAATAACTTAGATATTCAAAATATTGAAATTTTAACAGCAGCAATTAATGAATATGAAGGAACGCTGATTGTAGTTTCTCATGACCAGCAATTTTTGGAGCAAATCAATATGGAAAAAGAAATTGTGCTGTAA
- a CDS encoding linear amide C-N hydrolase yields MKSRNRIWALLLAFCFISETVIPCTRVVYEGLNGTVITARSMDWKGEIPANLWIFPRGIERSGEAGTNSIKWKSKYGSVITSSWDIASSDGMNEKGLVGNLLWLVESQYPKFEKNGKIKGLAVSLWLQYVLDNFSTVSEAVNALAKNEFVIASSHIPGTDIFATVHLSISDSSGDNAIFEYINGKLVIHHDRKYVTMTNSPIFDEQLAINTYWKSIPGTIMLPGTNRAADRFVRASYYIDAIPKTDDTRRALASVFGVIRNCSVPLGIASETEPNISSTRWRTVADQKNLVYYFDNVLNPNVIWVEFSKIDFSEKGKIKKLTLANNENYSGESLLNFKESKPFQFAGLD; encoded by the coding sequence ATGAAATCACGAAACAGAATTTGGGCACTTTTACTTGCTTTTTGTTTTATTAGCGAAACTGTAATTCCTTGTACAAGAGTTGTGTACGAAGGTTTAAATGGCACAGTGATAACTGCAAGGTCAATGGATTGGAAAGGAGAAATTCCAGCTAATTTATGGATTTTTCCACGTGGTATTGAGCGATCTGGAGAAGCAGGCACAAACTCTATTAAATGGAAGTCAAAATATGGAAGTGTTATTACAAGTTCTTGGGATATTGCATCTTCTGATGGAATGAATGAAAAAGGGCTTGTAGGAAATCTTTTGTGGCTGGTCGAATCTCAATATCCAAAATTTGAAAAAAATGGAAAGATAAAAGGTCTCGCCGTTTCGTTATGGCTCCAATATGTTTTGGATAATTTCTCGACTGTTTCTGAAGCTGTAAATGCATTGGCAAAAAATGAATTTGTAATTGCCTCATCGCATATTCCTGGAACCGACATTTTTGCTACAGTTCATTTGTCAATTTCTGATTCTAGCGGTGATAATGCTATTTTTGAATATATAAATGGTAAACTGGTGATTCATCATGATAGAAAGTATGTTACAATGACCAACTCGCCTATTTTTGATGAACAATTGGCTATTAATACTTATTGGAAAAGTATTCCAGGGACTATTATGCTTCCTGGTACTAATAGAGCTGCAGATCGTTTTGTGAGAGCTTCTTATTATATTGATGCAATTCCGAAAACGGATGATACAAGAAGAGCATTGGCAAGTGTATTTGGTGTAATTAGAAATTGTTCTGTTCCTTTAGGAATTGCTTCAGAAACCGAACCTAACATCTCCTCTACCCGCTGGAGAACTGTTGCAGATCAAAAAAATCTTGTTTATTATTTTGATAATGTTTTAAATCCGAATGTGATTTGGGTGGAGTTTAGTAAAATCGATTTTAGTGAAAAGGGAAAGATTAAAAAACTGACTTTAGCTAATAATGAAAATTATTCTGGTGAATCACTGTTGAATTTCAAAGAATCTAAGCCTTTTCAATTTGCCGGATTAGATTAA
- a CDS encoding ArsR/SmtB family transcription factor produces the protein MEIRRDVFQAIADPTRRAILGLVAIQAMTPGAIADNFDSSRQTISKHIKILNECELLHQVQNGREIYYHLNPQKMKEIDNFIEPFRQMWDDRFNKLESIMKNHKK, from the coding sequence ATGGAAATTAGAAGAGATGTTTTTCAAGCAATAGCCGACCCTACACGAAGAGCTATTTTAGGTTTAGTAGCCATACAAGCAATGACTCCTGGAGCAATTGCGGATAATTTTGATTCGTCTAGACAGACTATTTCAAAACATATCAAGATATTGAATGAATGTGAGTTACTGCATCAAGTACAAAACGGACGAGAAATTTATTATCATTTAAATCCTCAAAAAATGAAAGAGATTGACAACTTTATCGAGCCTTTCAGGCAAATGTGGGATGATCGTTTCAACAAATTAGAATCAATCATGAAAAATCATAAGAAATAA
- a CDS encoding SRPBCC domain-containing protein, which yields MERKTKITAEDGKQDLIITREFDLPLELLFKAHVDPEIVAQWMGTKVLKLENKKHGGWHFETSDPNGNVVFNANGVIHDFVLNEKITRTFEMDNVNFAPQLEFLEFEKLTNETSKLTMQIIYKSIEHREQQLKLPFAQGLNMAHNRLEEIVTKL from the coding sequence ATGGAAAGAAAGACAAAAATAACTGCAGAAGATGGTAAACAAGATCTCATTATTACCAGAGAATTTGATCTGCCTTTAGAATTGTTGTTTAAAGCGCATGTCGATCCAGAAATTGTGGCGCAATGGATGGGAACTAAAGTTTTAAAACTGGAAAACAAAAAACATGGCGGATGGCATTTTGAAACCAGCGATCCTAATGGAAATGTGGTGTTTAACGCCAATGGTGTAATTCACGATTTTGTTTTAAATGAAAAAATTACAAGAACTTTTGAAATGGATAATGTAAACTTTGCACCTCAGTTAGAGTTTTTAGAATTTGAAAAACTAACAAATGAGACTAGTAAATTAACGATGCAGATTATTTACAAATCTATTGAACATAGAGAACAACAGTTAAAATTACCTTTCGCGCAAGGCTTAAATATGGCGCATAACAGATTGGAAGAAATTGTAACTAAACTGTAA
- a CDS encoding DoxX family protein: MSKRNKFIYWIATLWLALGMASTGIVQIIPLKEETEMMRHLGYPLYFLTLLGVWKLLGVVAILIPKFGLLKEWAYAGFFFAMSGAVVSHLACGDGAKELFGPVLLIVLTTFSWYFRPAERKCCVN, translated from the coding sequence ATGAGTAAACGAAATAAATTTATTTATTGGATTGCTACGCTTTGGCTGGCATTAGGAATGGCTTCTACTGGAATCGTACAAATCATTCCGTTGAAGGAAGAAACCGAAATGATGAGACATTTGGGATATCCGCTTTATTTTTTAACGCTTTTAGGAGTATGGAAATTATTAGGTGTTGTTGCCATACTTATTCCTAAATTTGGTTTATTGAAAGAATGGGCTTATGCGGGCTTCTTCTTTGCAATGTCTGGTGCGGTAGTTTCGCATTTAGCATGCGGAGATGGTGCAAAAGAACTTTTTGGACCGGTATTGTTAATTGTTTTGACTACTTTTTCGTGGTATTTTAGACCTGCGGAAAGAAAATGTTGTGTAAATTAA
- a CDS encoding DUF4256 domain-containing protein: MKKVLTTNEQDEILSTLEKRFEKNKNRHKDLDWAKIEAKLKANPEKLWSLEEMEKTEGEPDVIGYDKKTDQYLFADCSAESPKGRRSICYDHEALEKRKENKPLNSAVNMAEEMGIEILNEEQYKELQKLEKFDTKTSSWILTPPEIRKLGGAIFSDFRYNTVFVYHNGAESYYAARGFRGLLRV, encoded by the coding sequence ATGAAAAAAGTATTGACAACCAACGAACAGGATGAGATTTTAAGTACGCTTGAAAAACGTTTTGAGAAAAACAAAAACCGTCATAAAGATTTAGATTGGGCAAAAATTGAAGCCAAACTAAAAGCTAATCCTGAAAAATTATGGTCGCTGGAAGAAATGGAAAAAACGGAGGGCGAACCAGACGTTATTGGTTATGATAAAAAAACAGACCAATATCTTTTTGCTGACTGCTCTGCAGAAAGTCCAAAAGGACGCAGAAGTATTTGTTACGATCATGAAGCACTTGAAAAAAGAAAAGAAAATAAACCACTAAACAGTGCTGTAAACATGGCTGAAGAAATGGGAATTGAGATTTTAAACGAAGAACAATACAAGGAATTACAAAAACTGGAAAAGTTTGACACTAAAACTTCAAGCTGGATTTTGACTCCGCCGGAAATAAGAAAATTAGGAGGTGCTATTTTCTCTGATTTTAGATACAATACCGTTTTTGTATATCATAACGGCGCAGAATCTTACTATGCTGCGCGAGGTTTCCGCGGTTTATTAAGAGTTTAA